The segment ttaaaattttctcgaaattattctaaaatacgCCAAAATCAGTTTCGAATttccactattactggtacacCCACAATTACTGGTACATCTGGTACAGTATTCTTGGAAGAATGCTTGAAGGAACGGAGTTTCGAAACATAAGGGTAACGTTATATTCTGGCCTGACTTAGTTAGCTGTCACTACTATATCGGTTTAGTTAGTTTTCTTGCGTTTCACACAGTATGGAGtggaaaagattttttttgttagattatattcactttaacagcttgggccattcgtgatttctgcggggttgggatttgaacccgcgtcctcgattttttaaaactttgttTACAAtattaggggaagggcggtaaagacggacaccttaaggtcaagagtcaatatctactcaaatataactgtattgattgcaattttcatacaaactgaaactttaagtctctgtctaataaagttacagcgtgtactagaaaatttcttccaaaatttatactttttttaatattataaacattatgtataaatcagagtttctgcgcatgggcgggaaagacggacacttgatatgggaaagacggacactcgcgaaaaggtgtcacgcgccgacgaattatcagtattaagaaagattaacatatttcatcatgtatttaggcaagaattggcttgggaaaaccccctacccaattccccctttgagcgaggaaataaaatggttcccttttataatcttcaatattttaattggtgatgaattaatcgtttctaaaagttggcctattacaactgttaaatgacttctggatacttttacatgtataatatgcaagtatttgcaatttaaatcgttgttaggcaaaatgaatacggaatctttgtgtccgtctttccctaccttcgggtatccgtctttcccgacttggataccattttttcaaactttaataactttttactgaatattcaaaaattcactagatttccagtggacattcagtgaagggtcaaactaacgtaatgtcgtcgatatagcacgaaagtattgctttttaacgatttaccagctattttcttcacacacaaaattacatcggttagcgtatttaggcattttttctttgttttgcttataaatttgacagctgcgctgctagaaatcggcagtttaattcaaaagtgtttattcagtctatagaaacatttcccatcattggtttgcttcaaaaaattattgtttatgaaatatgttaagtgtccgtctttcccgcagtgtccgtctttactgccCTTCCCCTACATCTATAAACTATGCTTGCATGAAAAATTCCATGAAATTCTTAGACCCTTCGGCCCTATAATTACACTATAATGCCCTATTACTTCGATAGCATATGATGTTTAGATTTTGTCGAAATAGTTGACGTGAAAAATGTTGTTCCACAAGCATCAATACTGGATTGAAAACTCGGCCGCCGTATCACGCATACATTATTTTGGGCACGCTTGGTCAGATTGACAAacgcattatattaaattagtCAAGATAGTAGAAACAAATTCAGAACACGTTGGGTAACATTCTAGACGAGATTTATTGACACCAGTTCTAGATGCTTTCAGCATTTTTGAAAGATTGAGTTAAGCGGGTTATGCAGCGAGATTGTGGGTTTGGtctagaaattaaaatttacaaaatataaataatCATTTCAAAAATGTCACTTTGCATTGTTGGTTAATCGGATAGAATTCAGTGGACATGCAAGACGTTCGAAATGACAAAGTTAGCTCTGGTTTATCTGACAGTAACTCAAAAGAGCATGAAAcataacaaaataataaaacacaaaGAAATGAAAATACGGTTTCCTAAAATTTCAGTGATCAGTTAATTACAATATACCTACTTTTCGAATAAAATAACATCATGGAATGAGTAAAAAGGAAATGATAATGAAAGattattgtaaaaaaatattaccATTGCAAAATTATTCTTAGCAATTCATGCTAGTTCATTAAACCATTAGAAAAGTGTATCTTGAATAAAACTTTTAGCACACAAATGACACTATATTTTACTGTGAAAAATTGTCAAAGTTATCGAGTGAACATGTAGGAACAAAGAAAAACTGACATAACAGAACACGAATAATTGTTTCCGGTGACACTGCTTACCCGAAAAACCTTCCCAGCTGCGTTTCACATCCGGTTGCTGCCCGTCGGCCGTACTCTCCCCATCGAATGTTGTTCGCGTCGGTGGCATAATTGTACACGCCGAGAGTGGTAGGCCGATCCGCAGAACGCTGGTTTCGTGATTCCGCACCGACCGCTAGCATCGCTGCCACGCAGTAATCCACCGGAACCGAGTGGCTAAGAAATCCTGGTTCGCCTCGCGCACAGTACAGTTTACCTTGCGTCAGCGGAATACACATTCCGGCCACTCCGTTGAAGTTATCCACCCAACCGGGAATCGGTTCCTGGTAAGCGGATATCACGACCGGTGGTCGGAAAATTGCGATCGGAAGGTGGGAATACCGCTTTTGAATCATcacttcggcgcactttttacTAAAAGTGTAACTATTTGGCATCCTTCCCAAGATAAACGGTGTAAGTTGATCCTTTTCATGTTCCTTGAGGTGACTAAATATTTGAAGGATGTTGTCATACCCGCCGAAGGGAATATCGTCGAATATTTGCTCTTCTATGTGTGATCGATCGCAATTTGAATAAAACGTGGACACGTGAATGATCGAGCGGACCTGGGACATTTTGGCGACCATATCGAAAAGCTTTTGCGAACAATTTACGTTTGTGTCCAACGCGGATTCGATGTGTTCATTAAATTTGACCGACGCCATCACGTTAAACACTACCGTAACCTCAGCGAGCAGCACTTCGCGATCATCTTCACTGATTATTTCGTCCTGCTCGAAATTTGTGTCGATTGCGACCACTTTCGAGAAGAAACTAGCTGCCGTAGGATTATTGTTTCTAGTAACGTGAAAGATCGGTTCTCGAAGAATTTCCTTCAGGCGGTCTTGTGCTTTTACGTTCTTCTTCCCTCGAAGTAAGAGATAGATTTTCTTCACCTCGAAGCACCTTAGCAACTTTTCGATTAAAACTTTTCCGATAAATCCGGTTCCGCCAGTGATTAGAACAACTGAATCCTTGTAGAAATTCTGCACACTGGTAGGTCCAGTGGAGTCACACGCGATCATGTTTAAATCGCCCATAATTTTCCGTTTAGCACAGTTCACTTCACATAAACAGGATTTTTGTTATCCTCACACTTCCGCCATCGTGCAGATTCTTTGAATATGTACACCTGTCGCCCACACAGACGCAAAAATTGAGTCTTTTACTAACAACTGGAAAAAGCTTTCACTGGTACCGAAAATTCCCATGTGTCGCGCTCGAATGATCGGTGCTAAATGAAGACTAAAGTTCTAAAATTTTCGCTTATATCGCGCAGCAGATCGCCGCCGCCTGGCGCTGGCTGGGAGGGTGAGAATCTGAAGTTTTCTGAAGTTATCGATTTAGCATGACCGATTCGCAGGCGGAGAGAATGCAAGAACAATGCCGGGCGATGGGGTCGGGAAAAAAGTTGTCTGACACAAcccgtgccgattttttttgcCAAGCAGAACAACAGGTTCACAGCGCGTAAACTGGTTGTCGGTTTTGCACGGATCGCGACCCATTGTTGTGAGCTTCGGCCCACAATCCGTTTCCTTTTGGTGATCATTGTTGCTGTAGTATTAGGAACTAATTTACATTACgcgttttattttcattgcaggAAAGTACTTATTAGGGCATTATCTTTTGACATATTGTAGGGTCGATGCTTCAGAGTAtagaaatcaattattttgctaGAAGGCTATATCGACTGTTCTGTAAATTAACCTGTATTTTTCTGGTCAGGAATAAAGCTGTTTTGAGATTTGTCATAGTATTTTACAAAAACTGGCTTTGTTTATTAGTAGTGTAGTGCTGAAGACTTTCAAGACGAACTTCAACGGATCTTAGCACGAGAAGATAGCGGTAAACTTCAGTTTagccaaaaaaatatttttggtctGCGATTCTAGAATTACGAGTTTTACTTCTCGTACgttggcctcccagttggccttgagatatgacactggtctaacaaaccagtcgtcgatGTTTAGAACCAcgactgggagagactgttagagttaATAGAATCTTGCCCCGCAATTGTTCTGGTCCTTAAGAGTTGACTGCGCAATCTGCCGAACAAGCAATCAGAAGGTCAAATTCAGAAAACGGAAAGTATCACCAGGACTTAGTTTCTACTGTTCTACGTATTTAAAAAGATATATCTGAACTGTAACAAATACAAAagctggtgaatgaccctttgggttaacaccacccaaaaaaaaaagtacaaaagCCGTAATTAAGAATACCCACAAGCATTAAAGAAAATACCTTTCCTGAGCTTTACTGGGAGCAAGATTAGATGCACAGCTTTCAATATGATCATGTCTTCAAAAAGTGATTTCGTATATTTCCCCAAATTTGAGTGCGATGCGAAGAATATTGCCATCAATCCCATTGCTGAGGTgctatgtggtgatcataaacGTTATCCGCGATAAGCTAAAACAACGACTTGAAAATCTGAAAGTATTATCAGAAGCTCAAATATCAGCAGTCACGGAGCTAATATTGATCAGGTTTCTCGGTTCTCGTATTGATATACAGCTATTCCAAGAAAAAAAGACAtattggaatttaaatttgcAACCCATATGTTTTATTTGGTGCTAAGAGTACCCCTTTTTGAGTTAGACTTGTTCCATTCTTCATTTTGGCCAACTTTTCTctgtataaaaattcataatttaTGAACAGGCTTCATTTCCTGTTTTTTTACTATAGTGCTTTAGTGAAACAGAATACGAGAAAGTGGGGTGGAGCGCAaatgtagagttaattattatcaatagctagctgagtgcccgatcttattcGGGGCGCCTTTGTGTCACAGCCACCTGTACATCAGtgattgtaaccgaaatgcttataatgcaaaaatataacgcttattcctcttttggacgtttctccccatttgtcagcttcccctcttttgtctacccggccacttgcatataaaaccctataaagaaacaTAAACAAAGACAACAAAGGCTCCCCTTCCTTAGAGGCCCTCCCCCTTCttattagggaacctccccctCCTTTTTGATAACCCCTTAGATTtaattctcttatgtcaaggaacatacgtgccaagtttgatgaagaaccatccatgtatttcggagttatggcatccccctgttatgaacccccaccCCTCCACCTCTTCTTGTCAatccttcagtgctgattcccttatgtcaaggaacatgtataccAAGTTTGgcgaagaaccgtccaggcatttaggagttatggcctccccctgttacgaaccccccagtgctgattcccttatagcaaggaatatgtgtgtaaagtttggtggagatcggttaaggcgttctggagttaatgtggaacatacatacaaacacgctcacttttatatatatatagatagaagaagacgaagaagaagaagaatagaaTTTAGATACTATTGAAGAAAGTGTAGCcttattattttaatttataataaaactttacttttttCGACAATATTCGGGTGTATAATTACCACTACTCTAACGCGGTGACGGCTTCTATTGCATTAGTTTGGTGCTAAAACATAGTATACACCTAAACTTTTTGACCATAGTTCACAACCATTGGTTGAAAAGTTTAGATGTATACTCTGTTTTAGCACCAAACTAATGCATTTAAAGCCGTTAAATATCAAACTTCGACTTCAATGATAATGCCAAAGCCGAgagccgaaacgtcaggcagtgtGAAACAACCGTATTTGATAAACAACCGACAGTATAGCCGGAATTTCTCAACctaatctataaaatctataataATCTAAGATTCTATAAATTTATTATAAAATCTCAGTCGTATACCTCCCAACAGTATAacttttagtttttgagatagggtCGAGTGGGGGTAGTTTATCAGTTCTTCAAATAAGCTTGCAGAACAGAGTAAATAAACTGTTAATTAACTATTGTTATGTACTATGACCTAGAGTATCTATTTTCAatagaaaatatgaaaaacaaaaacttttttgcacATTTGTTTAACTCAAGGTAAAATTGACCAATCAACCGTACAAGCGGCAAGCGGGGCAAATTGATCAGAAAATGAATTATATTGTGTTTAACAGAAaaggtaatatttttgttatgaaTCAGTTCAATATAAAAATCCAGAATTTGATGCCAAAAGTTAAAAAGCAAAAGGCCCAGCAATTTGTATTCGGTCTACCGGAAATTGAGCagaacattttttttgtatgttatgctGATTGAACTTTAAAAAGGATATTGATTCGATTTTTaaatagaaaatttaattatttactcGCATTATTGTCGGCTTTCGTTAAAGATCTTTCATCTTTcgcctttcgtctttcgtctttttcggttttcatgtcttgtttactatttttcatcattttttttgtGTACTCTGTCGGTTAGAACGTTAGAACGAgtcgcgtgtgtgagaaaattagcccacacaagtgcgggcttcgcaacactggtcacagtcaaccgccatttcttttgaataattgtcggtttcttaAAACCCATTctattagaatgataaaccttcaaaaacgaaaagttcggctcatatttcctgttacttcagaaacttcgtcctcataccttgcCACTTCATCAAAGACGAATCTGCTGATTGtggattctgaagagattcgaaaatctctcccgaaaaatttctaaataatttaatatcatcaatgccactttcccaccccgtttatctgagtgttttgattgttgtgctTTGTGGCGACTAGATTTTCATCAGCAagaggtggagcgcaaacggaaagcgaagaatggcgtagacgtatgaaccattcactgcaggcactacttggaatgattctcaaagtacacttgtcGAAACAAGGGAGAGTACATtgggtcggtcacgtcgcaagtaTACCGGATGACTCGAAGTGGtgctccaagcagctgcttgttttgcttaagggaagcgccggccctgttTGTCGCCTTTTCTTCGATTTTTGTCATCTTATCTTCGTCTTTTGTaatcgttttgtttttctttgcttgtcttttcatcacttttttgttttttttttgtcgtccgGTTTGTGTTCAAGACATCAAAAATGTTGCTTCTGGGAAAGGATCctttttgaaatgttttgtcacttttttgataCTGTGTGCCGCTGTTATTTCCGTTGAATTTTTGCCGTTTTGCTGTCAACTATTCATGACATTTTCGTCATAACATTTTTCATCGCATTAGTGTTATCTTTATAACGTCTTCTTGCCGTTTCAAAttgtaaaatcaatgttttaTAAAGCTAAGCAAAACTGCTCAATCGCCAATTCAAATTAGCGACTAATGGTTCACGGTTTGTTCGCTAAGTTTACAGTTCGGCTGATGATTCACGAATTAAACTTTGTATTAGTCTTGATGTACGTTTCAAGAACCGTTCGTTTGAACACACTTTCTGTAGATCGGCCCGTGAGCCATTCGCCGTTCCCAATGTTAAACCGTAGAAAATAATTTTGCAGCAAGTATGTCAGTCATTTAATTTTCTTGATTACCATTCacatttacaaaataaaatggaGGTGTATTGGGAAAAAGGGTGTTGAAttaaattaagggggcatagtactttttacaccatatttttggccttatttcaaatatttttttcttgataatgcgaaaggcgaatcgattcgggttttttgcattgtaaacattgtattttatactaatatttacaattttgtttacatatggaaacctcttcccccctcccctacgactccttgaacatgatcattcgaaaaaaaaacatgaattgcggtaccatggattggcgctcgagggcttatccgaaatgaaaagttccaaaacgacatgaaagtatattaaattatctcgtatttgacccatcctttttttgaaattcgaacgcataacaaaatggcggatattcgaacataaaagtaaggtttttagtcgaaaaaattgactttaaaccattataaaaaatacaaaaattacaatatccaaaaaaggatgggtcaaacactagataatttgattggctttgaaacaaaagaagaatcatgagaattgcttgagccgttcttgagatatttatggtaccgactttcaaaacctggtttcgagaaaaacggcgctgaagtttttattcactgtgtaatcgctccagacacgcgcagtacaaatagctgtaactttgtcaatttttggaattcatccaaacggcttcaaacacatatgctaaaaatgttaatcttttgatataaacaataaaaaaaatttcgattttttagaattgaaaaagtactatgcccccttaagggcAGGTAGAATgtacgaccaaaacaaagctcaTTTAGGCGTCATTCACTGACACTTGAGTTGAGCGTTTTAGCCCAACTACGACGATGTTCTcctattattttcaaatctcaGCCAAATTTAACAAGTACACGTACTGCCAGTAGATattggctactgtcaaacacatatagcgaattcataaattaacctgactCAGTTCGATTAGCAcccagttttaatcgaagtgctgtcaaagcattcataaattaaccgagattgcatttcggttaaactgacagcattcagtttgaagcgcaggttaaaactgtctagcattacggtttacgggtcgatctgtcaaactgcccgtatcgttcataaatttcgggttcgagttagcaccaacccaggttaatttatgaattcgctaataGAGAGTAATAAGGATAGGTTGCCAGTCCTTTGGAACAAACGCCCAATTCTTATCAATGTTTAAAATTGCTGATTTAGTTTAGCTGTAGATAATTTTTGTAACAATCTCGTTCaataatttgtttgaaaaagaaaatttggCTAAAGTGTACAACCCTCGACATTTTATTTgtaaccctactagcacggttgctacaaagtagttgtggtgaccgaattatgactaatttcagtcgtaatccggttgcttcaactaaatggacctaaagtgtgctacttgggaagccTTCTTAttccagaaaaaaatattagaaataTTCAGTTTTGTTGTGATTCTAttcgaaagaaaacaaaatctaTGATGACCCTTCGAAATAATACAAAACCTAATGATTTGAAACTATAAAGGCGATGACACCAATAGAGTTGGAAACTGGAATGACTGTTGGTAGAAGACAGAGTAATCCTCTCTGCTTTCGAACTTGGTTTACTGAGTATAAAATTAGTGTTATGCTTTTAAGGAATATGGGTTACATAGAGACTTGGGCTAGCTTGAAGGAAGCATTTACTGGAAAACTGCCCGATAGCTCAATATGTGATGCACAAAGATTTGCAGTGGTTTTTCGAGCGGTAT is part of the Sabethes cyaneus chromosome 2, idSabCyanKW18_F2, whole genome shotgun sequence genome and harbors:
- the LOC128735185 gene encoding fatty acyl-CoA reductase wat-like encodes the protein MGDLNMIACDSTGPTSVQNFYKDSVVLITGGTGFIGKVLIEKLLRCFEVKKIYLLLRGKKNVKAQDRLKEILREPIFHVTRNNNPTAASFFSKVVAIDTNFEQDEIISEDDREVLLAEVTVVFNVMASVKFNEHIESALDTNVNCSQKLFDMVAKMSQVRSIIHVSTFYSNCDRSHIEEQIFDDIPFGGYDNILQIFSHLKEHEKDQLTPFILGRMPNSYTFSKKCAEVMIQKRYSHLPIAIFRPPVVISAYQEPIPGWVDNFNGVAGMCIPLTQGKLYCARGEPGFLSHSVPVDYCVAAMLAVGAESRNQRSADRPTTLGVYNYATDANNIRWGEYGRRAATGCETQLGRFFGRFALEVTTSRIRRQLFIWWFIFQAIVADLLLMIAGKKQRNLRMVKRVLALEEAACFFALNQWTVQNDNMRRVLGELTEEDRKLLEFDIDKLDWKDYFRHFVPGIKAALARCALRRGKECG